One Solanum lycopersicum chromosome 2, SLM_r2.1 genomic region harbors:
- the LOC101257131 gene encoding HMG1/2-like protein, which yields MKGAKSKAKADTKLGVRKKATESKKAKNAAKDPNKPKRPPSAFFVFMEEFRKTYKEKHPNNKSVAVVGKAGGDKWKQLSDEEKAPYQAKAEKRKAEYQKSMDAYNKKLAAGDADDESDKSKSEVHDDDEDDDGSEEEDDD from the exons ATGAAAGGAGCTAAATCAAAGGCTAAAGCTGATACCAA GCTTGGTGTAAGGAAGAAGGCTACTGAGAGTAAGAAGGCGAAGAACGCTGCTAAGGATCCAAACAAGCCTAAGAGGCCTCCAAGTGCCTTCTTCGTTTTCAT GGAGGAGTTTAGGAAGACCTACAAGGAGAAGCACCCAAACAACAAATCTGTTGCTGTT GTTGGCAAAGCTGGTGGAGACAAGTGGAAACAGTTGTCAGATGAA GAGAAAGCTCCTTACCAAGCCAAGGCTGAGAAGAGGAAGGCTGAGTACCAAAAGAGCATGGATGCATATAACAAGAAACTG GCTGCTGGTGATGCTGATGATGAGTCTGACAAGTCCAAGTCTGAGgtacatgatgatgatgaggacgATGATGGAAGTGAAGAG GAGGATGATGATTAA
- the LOC101257921 gene encoding uncharacterized protein, with protein MLMSTVFNSIEPLHLKTSSFFPVSLTTNVTLSFKPSSPIAVPCRPIKWHISACAAGQEIDMERTKQGLYAAKPKKVVILWDLDNKPPRGPPYEAAMSLKRVAQCFGDVVDMSAYANRHAFIHLPQWVVEERRERRHLDVLERKGVVTPSEPYICSVCGRKCKTHMDLKKHFKQLHEREREKKLSRMRSLKGKKRQRFKERFVDGNYKYIEAAKSLITPKVGYGLASELRRAGVYVKTVADKPQAADWALKKQMQHSMSRGIDWLFLISDDSDFCDMLRRAKEANLGTVVVGDWDRALGRHADLWVPWNGVENGEITEKDLVLKSERRRESWDRSNAQFSVSEFNGGIGKEGTSLGSFMDDIVEKLESSGTRISAFSEGEEDEEVEELDEEDWLRARLDQRSDDEYNTDDSMVSDEEEGDYLLDSEDEDTGEIL; from the coding sequence ATGTTGATGAGCACAGTCTTCAACTCCATTGAACCCCTTCATCTCAAAACCTCTTCTTTTTTCCCAGTTTCACTTACCACTAATGTTACGTTATCCTTCAAACCCAGTTCCCCAATCGCCGTCCCTTGTAGACCCATTAAATGGCACATCAGTGCTTGTGCAGCTGGTCAAGAAATCGACATGGAAAGAACCAAACAAGGATTATACGCAGCAAAACCCAAGAAAGTTGTAATCTTGTGGGACTTGGACAATAAACCACCACGAGGCCCACCGTACGAGGCAGCCATGTCGCTGAAAAGGGTAGCGCAATGTTTTGGCGATGTTGTGGATATGTCCGCATATGCTAATCGTCATGCTTTCATCCATCTTCCTCAGTGGGTTGTTGAAGAAAGGCGTGAAAGACGACATCTTGATGTTCTTGAACGTAAAGGGGTTGTAACCCCATCGGAACCTTACATATGTTCTGTCTGTGGACGAAAATGTAAGACCCATATGGATTTAAAGAAGCATTTTAAGCAGTTACATGAAagggaaagggaaaaaaaacTTAGTCGTATGAGGTCATTAAAAGGCAAGAAAAGACAGAGATTTAAAGAGAGGTTTGTTGATggtaattataagtatatagagGCTGCTAAAAGTTTGATAACACCTAAAGTGGGTTATGGTTTAGCATCTGAGTTGAGGAGAGCTGGGGTTTATGTAAAGACTGTGGCAGATAAGCCACAGGCAGCAGATTGGGCTTTGAAAAAGCAAATGCAGCATTCAATGAGTAGAGGGATCGATTGGTTGTTTTTGATTTCTGATGATTCAGATTTTTGTGATATGTTAAGGAGAGCAAAGGAAGCAAATTTAGGAACAGTAGTAGTTGGGGATTGGGACAGGGCATTGGGGAGGCATGCTGATTTATGGGTTCCATGGAATGGGGTAGAAAATGGAGAGATAACAGAAAAGGATCTAGTGTTAAAGAGTGAGAGACGGAGGGAGTCTTGGGATAGAAGTAATGCACAGTTTTCTGTAAGTGAGTTCAATGGTGGGATAGGAAAGGAGGGTACTAGTTTAGGAAGTTTTATGGATGACATTGTTGAGAAGTTGGAGTCTTCTGGCACGAGGATTTCAGCTTTCTCCGAAGGGGAGGAGgatgaagaagttgaagaaCTGGATGAAGAGGACTGGCTTCGAGCAAGATTAGATCAACGGAGTGATGACGAATATAATACAGATGACTCCATGGTCAGCGACGAAGAGGAGGGGGACTACTTATTGGACAGTGAGGACGAAGATACAGGCGAGATTTTATGA